Proteins encoded together in one Prunus dulcis chromosome 3, ALMONDv2, whole genome shotgun sequence window:
- the LOC117623241 gene encoding E3 ubiquitin-protein ligase Praja-1, with translation MSELCATTHLPREPQPNEPDPHTLTLDPLAHWCTNQNCNPFADPPDCDCFSDAASDSDHDVSCFVTDLFDRRTSERPNNDCVTVPGSGSGSDPLSLESEIGGVDDGEEMGSNLGLGFGLESNSQGSVSELGEFNIPPGDDSRVSGLRIVGLESESDSDSGTIDDIESNRITDSGIQSIWDNLFLVEQRNMFENSESNRIDGGVEELSVASGFSTEEEEEIPEGATRSLEWEILLTVNNFRRYADDDDVDLETAEYINTIFGQFVENANAMKGSPPAASSVVEDLPFVKFTKEKLKNEEVVCAVCKDSIASEDKVRSLPCCHYYHQDCIVPWLGIRNTCPVCRYELPTDDPDYERSKCERATRGEPGDSEVRFEQFV, from the coding sequence ATGTCTGAGCTTTGCGCCACCACTCACCTACCCCGCGAACCACAACCAAACGAACCAGACCCACATACCCTAACTCTTGATCCCCTCGCCCACTGGTGCACCAACCAAAATTGCAACCCCTTCGCCGATCCTCCCGATTGCGACTGTTTCTCCGACGCCGCCTCCGATTCGGATCATGACGTCAGCTGCTTCGTCACCGATCTCTTCGACCGTCGCACCTCGGAGCGGCCCAATAACGACTGCGTGACCGTTCCGGGTTCGGGTTCGGGTTCGGACCCGCTTTCGCTTGAATCGGAAATTGGGGGTGTTgatgatggagaagaaatgGGGTCAAATttggggttagggtttggtCTAGAGTCAAATTCTCAGGGCTCTGTCTCTGAATTGGGCGAGTTTAATATTCCACCAGGGGATGATTCGCGCGTTAGTGGCCTTCGGATTGTTGGGTTGGAATCGGAATCTGATTCGGATTCCGGTACCATCGATGATATAGAAAGTAATCGGATCACCGATTCGGGTATCCAATCAATCTGGGACAACCTTTTCTTGGTGGAGCAGAGGAACATGTTTGAAAATTCTGAGTCTAATCGGATCGATGGCGGAGTTGAAGAGCTCTCAGTGGCCTCTGGGTTTTCtactgaagaagaagaagagattcCGGAAGGAGCCACACGAAGCCTGGAGTGGGAAATTCTCTTGACAGTCAACAATTTCCGGAGGTATGccgatgatgatgatgttgacTTAGAGACTGCAGAGTACATCAACACGATTTTCGGGCAATTCGTGGAGAATGCGAATGCCATGAAAGGTAGCCCTCCGGCGGCTTCAAGTGTTGTCGAGGATCTTCCCTTTGTTAAGTTCACAAAGGAGAAGTTGAAGAATGAAGAAGTGGTCTGTGCTGTTTGTAAAGACAGCATTGCGTCGGAGGATAAGGTCAGGAGCTTACCCTGTTGCCATTACTACCATCAGGACTGCATTGTGCCCTGGTTGGGCATTCGAAATACATGCCCGGTTTGCCGGTATGAGCTGCCCACGGATGATCCTGATTATGAAAGGAGCAAGTGTGAAAGGGCTACCCGTGGCGAGCCAGGCGATTCAGAGGTCAGGTTTGAGCAATTTGTGTGA
- the LOC117622779 gene encoding UMP-CMP kinase 3-like, which yields MPPFTHRKDPVNLRASIALFCHPPQCNPCQDFMETMAKDGAAQEATVTPNKDVSEDNPKGYTVIYVLGGPGSGKSTQCAKIAPYFGFCHLSVGDLLEAEVETGSKYGKMIEDCKKEGWLVPSDLVVKLLQQAMQRSQNKKFVIDGFPRNEENRAAAESIMKIEPDFVLFLDCSEEEMKRRLLNRNQGRVDDNINTIQKRLKVYFECALPVINYYSAKGNVRKIDAERSPEEVFEAIKDVFFELKEKHGETRMTP from the exons ATGCCACCGTTTACACACAGAAAGGACCCTGTGAATCTGAGAGCAAGCATTGCACTCTTCTGTCATCCCCCCCAGTGTAATCCCTGTCAG GATTTTATGGAGACCATGGCAAAAGATGGTGCAGCACAAGAGGCAACTGTGACTCCAAACAAG GATGTAAGTGAAGATAACCCTAAAGGGTACACAGTTATCTATGTTTTAG GTGGTCCAGGTAGCGGAAAGAGTACGCAATGCGCCAAAATTGCTCCATACTTTGGGTTTTGTCATCTGAGTGTTGGTGATCTTCTTGAAGCAGAAGTTGAGACTGGATCTAAATACGG TAAAATGATTGAGGACTGTAAGAAAGAAGGCTGGCTTGTTCCTTCCGATCTGGTTGTCAAGCTTCTGCAACAGGCAATGCAGAGGagccaaaacaagaaatttgTCATCGATGGCTTCCCACGGAACGAAGAAAATCGTGCTGCTGCTGAAAGCATT ATGAAAATTGAGCCAGATTTTGTATTGTTTCTTGACTGCTCAGAAGAGGAGATGAAAAGACGTCTTTTAAATAGAAACCAG GGAAGAGTTGATGATAATATTAACACAATACAGAAGCGTCTTAAAGTCTACTTTGAATGCGCTCTTCCTGTAATCAATTATTACAGCGCCAAGGGCAATGTTCGAAAG ATTGATGCTGAAAGGTCTCCTGAAGAGGTATTTGAGGCAATCAAGGACGTATTCTTTGAGCTGAAAGAGAAGCATGGGGAGACCCGCATGACTCCGTAG
- the LOC117621969 gene encoding receptor-like protein kinase FERONIA — MNKLLLPPLPLYLLPLFLQIATLLSAPIYTPVEDITINCGSSETLTNIYDKRDWAGDINSKFSPSELHQANTNTSSEVRKAPPSSSASQVPYTTARLSLSEFSYTVPLSTGQKFIRFYFYPVSYDPGFDRSKALFSVQTGGFTLLHDFNASVTADAGDTETLIREFCLNIDEGQSLTITFTPSRAIPDAYAFINGIEIVSMPTNLYYTAFESHGVDYVGNEVNYLIENITAMEMVSRWTVLPQNVSIKPNFVKIPEYSAPDAVYQTGRSMGSNHTRNKRYSLTWEFPVDPKFLYLLRLHFCEFEPEIMDTGDRSFLIYVENQLAEPQADIILWSGGNGIPIYRDYVVFMPASPDQKKVKLFLALQANPRDWMTKYNDVLLNGLELFKLSDTNGNLAGPNPEPPPYIPVDAITVQCGYSGQLVNQDDGRNWTGDINSEFSPVEVHQAASYTSLVRDAPPSPSLASRAVPYNRSRLSRSEFTYTFNLTTGQKFIRLYFYPVSYGVDFHRSNAVFSVKAGGFTLLHNFNTSLTADASGMETIYREFCVSIEEGEKSLNITFTPSRASPDAHAFINGIEIASMPRNLYYTPPYSDGADFVGKQINVRIENTTVLEMLYRLNVGGALLLPKKDTGMYRKWDSHDEEESYLDTSNLSLRQNSSIELKFNIIAKYTAPKEVYQTGRSMGEDANINKSFNLIWQFPVYSEFSYLVRLHFCEFQPEITKVRDRIFTIQIDNLTAEQRADVIDWSGGKETPVYRDYLVSMSTTAGGTPSKVNLSLALQANPNAGILNGLEIFKLSDSNGNLAGPTDLTPSSSVKHNNKSNRILAIAAGVASGLLVLSVLFGFLIFRRRLKAKSFVSIHGPTKSTETRGSSLPPYLCRYFPLAEIKAATQNFNDSFIIGVGGFGNVYKGYIDDGGATPVAIKRLKPESSQGAHEFKTEIELLSQLRHRHLVSLIGYCTDDNEMILVYDYMARGTLADHLYHKDNPPLSWEQRLQICIGAARGLSYLHTGAKGTIIHRDVKSTNILLDEKWVAKVSDFGLSKMGTTNTSKTHISTMVKGSFGYLDPEYYRRQRLTEKSDVFSFGVVLCEVLCARPAVMHTVELRQMNLAEWVRSCHRDGELDQIIDPSIRGKIEIQCLNQFVEIAMSCMNDSGIERPSMNDVVRALELALQLHRNCIERNNEVAFVNDSADAELRSSKPGCATDESIQCISETIFSEINDPNGR; from the exons ATGAATAAACTCCTTCTCCCTCCTCTGCCTCTTTACCTCCTTCCCCTGTTTCTGCAAATTGCCACCCTACTCTCTGCACCTATCTACACTCCGGTTGAAGACATCACTATCAACTGTGGCTCTTCCGAAACCTTAACCAACATATATGACAAGCGAGATTGGGCTGGAGAtatcaattcaaaattttcccccTCTGAATTACACCAAGCTAACACCAACACCTCCTCCGAAGTCAGAAAAGctcctccctcctcctctGCTAGCCAAGTGCCCTACACCACAGCTAGGCTTTCTCTTTCCGAATTTAGTTACACAGTTCCCCTCTCCACCGGACAGAAGTTTATTCGCTTCTACTTCTACCCAGTTTCATATGACCCCGGCTTCGACCGGTCCAAAGCCCTTTTCTCTGTCCAAACAGGTGGCTTTACCCTTCTCCATGATTTCAATGCTTCTGTAACTGCTGATGCTGGTGACACTGAGACGCTAATCAGAGAGTTCTGTTTGAACATTGATGAAGGACAGAGTTTGACCATCACGTTCACTCCGAGTAGAGCAATCCCAGATGCTTATGCCTTTATTAATGGGATTGAGATTGTGTCCATGCCCACCAATCTTTACTACACTGCATTCGAAAGCCATGGAGTTGATTATGTAGGCAACGAAGTCAATTATCTCATCGAAAACATCACGGCGATGGAGATGGT TTCCAGGTGGACTGTTCTTCCACAAAACGTTAGCATTAAACCCAACTTTGTGAAAATACCAGAGTACTCTGCTCCAGACGCAGTTTACCAAACTGGCCGGTCCATGGGCAGCAACCACACCCGAAACAAGCGCTACAGCCTGACCTGGGAATTTCCCGTAGATCCCAAGTTTCTTTACCTGCTAAGGCTACATTTCTGTGAGTTTGAGCCTGAAATTATGGACACCGGGGACCGATCGTTTCTAATCTATGTGGAGAACCAACTTGCTGAGCCACAAGCCGACATAATCCTGTGGAGTGGTGGAAATGGGATACCAATCTACAGGGATTACGTCGTGTTCATGCCTGCAAGCCCTGATCAGAAGAAAGTTAAGCTCTTTCTTGCATTGCAAGCAAACCCAAGAGATTGGATGACTAAATACAATGATGTACTCTTGAACGGCCTTGAACTCTTCAAACTCAGTGATACAAATGGAAATCTTGCCGGACCAAACCCCGAGCCACCTCCATACATTCCGGTCGATGCTATCACCGTTCAATGCGGCTATTCCGGCCAGCTGGTCAATCAGGATGACGGCCGAAATTGGACTGGAGACATAAATTCAGAGTTTTCACCCGTTGAAGTACACCAAGCTGCAAGTTACACATCCCTCGTAAGAGACGCACCTCCGTCGCCCTCCCTTGCCAGCAGAGCTGTGCCGTACAACAGATCGCGGCTGTCTCGCTCTGAATTTACATACACATTTAACCTCACCACTGGCCAAAAGTTCATTCGTCTGTATTTCTACCCTGTTTCATATGGTGTCGACTTCCACCGCTCCAATGCAGTCTTCTCCGTCAAAGCTGGTGGCTTTACCCTTCTCCACAACTTCAACACTTCTCTCACTGCCGATGCTTCTGGGATGGAGACGATATACAGAGAATTCTGTGTAAGCATTGAGGAGGGAGAAAAGAGTTTGAACATCACATTCACTCCAAGCCGGGCAAGCCCAGATGCGCATGCCTTTATCAACGGCATTGAAATTGCATCCATGCCTAGGAATCTTTACTACACTCCACCGTACAGCGATGGGGCTGATTTTGTTGgcaaacaaatcaacgtccgCATTGAAAACACGACTGTTCTAGAGATGCTCTACCGATTGAATGTCGGGGGAGCCTTACTCCTTCCCAAGAAAGATACTGGCATGTACCGCAAATGGGATAGTCATGATGAGGAGGAAAGTTACTTGGACACTTCAAATTTAAGTTTGAGACAAAATAGTAGTATAGAACTCAAATTTAACATAATTGCAAAGTACACTGCGCCAAAAGAAGTTTACCAAACCGGTCGGTCAATGGGTGAGGACGCCAACATAAACAAGAGCTTTAATCTCATCTGGCAATTTCCTGTATATTCCGAGTTTTCATACCTGGTTAGGCTTCATTTTTGTGAGTTTCAACCTGAAATCACCAAGGTTAGAGACCGAATTTTTACAATCCAAATAGACAATCTGACCGCAGAACAAAGAGCCGACGTAATTGACTGGAGTGGTGGAAAGGAGACACCAGTGTACAGAGACTATTTGGTATCCATGTCTACCACCGCGGGTGGAACCCCGAGCAAAGTCAACCTCTCTCTCGCATTACAAGCAAATCCAAATGCTGGAATCTTGAATGGGCTCGAAATCTTCAAGTTAAGTGACTCAAATGGCAATCTTGCTGGACCCACCGATTTGACGCCGTCAAGTTCAGTAAAACACAACAACAAGTCCAATCGTATACTTGCCATTGCTGCCGGTGTAGCTTCCGGCCTACTTGTGCTCTCTGTCCTGTTTGGATTCCTGATTTTCAGGCGACGACTGAAAGCCAAGTCCTTTGTCTCCATCCACGGGCCAACCAAGTCAACAGAGACTCGCGGGTCATCTTTACCTCCTTATTTATGTCGTTACTTTCCACTGGCTGAGATCAAAGCCGCCACCCAAAACTTCAATGATAGTTTCATAATTGGAGTTGGCGGGTTTGGGAACGTGTACAAAGGCTATATCGACGACGGTGGGGCAACCCCTGTAGCTATCAAACGGCTGAAACCCGAGTCATCACAGGGAGCCCATGAGTTCAAGACGGAAATCGAGTTGCTCTCCCAGCTCCGCCACCGCCATTTAGTGTCTCTCATTGGATATTGTACAGACGACAATGAGATGATCTTGGTGTACGATTACATGGCACGTGGGACCCTCGCCGACCATCTCTACCACAAGGATAACCCGCCTCTTTCTTGGGAGCAACGGCTTCAAATTTGTATTGGCGCGGCACGAGGGTTGAGCTACCTTCATACCGGTGCCAAGGGCACCATCATCCACCGTGACGTGAAGAGCACAAACATTTTATTAGATGAGAAATGGGTGGCCAAAGTATCGGACTTTGGACTGTCAAAAATGGGCACTACCAACACCTCCAAGACTCACATTAGTACAATGGTGAAAGGTAGTTTTGGATATTTGGACCCGGAATACTACCGACGTCAACGGCTAACTGAGAAGTCGGACGTGTTTTCGTTTGGCGTAGTACTGTGTGAGGTACTGTGTGCAAGGCCGGCTGTGATGCATACGGTGGAGCTAAGGCAAATGAACTTGGCTGAGTGGGTCCGGAGCTGTCATCGCGACGGGGAACTTGATCAAATTATTGATCCAAGCATAAGGGGTAAGATTGAAATTCAGTGCCTGAATCAGTTTGTTGAGATTGCAATGAGTTGCATGAATGATAGTGGGATTGAACGGCCGTCAATGAATGATGTTGTGAGGGCGCTTGAGCTTGCATTGCAGCTCCACCGCAACTGCATTGAAAGGAACAATGAGGTTGCCTTCGTCAATGATAGTGCCGATGCCGAACTTAGAAGTTCTAAGCCAGGTTGCGCAACAGATGAATCCATCCAATGTATATCTGAGACGATCTTTTCTGAGATTAATGATCCAAATGGGAGATAA